Below is a window of Longimicrobium terrae DNA.
CGCCTGACGGTTCCGCGTCGAACGCCATCAGATAACGACAAAGCTCGGGAGCAGTGGACGGATCGTCCGCCGCTCCCGGGCGTTCATTCAGTAGTCATGCAGTGCACTCTCACAACGCGCGTCGTGAGCACGAGTCCCGTGACCACGCCGCGGCTTTGTCTGCGGGCTACGAGAGGCCGAGGACCAGCTTCAATCCGGCATCAACGGCGTTCAGCAGCCGTGGGGGCAGGCGCCCGATCTGGTCGTCCAGGAACGTGCGATCGAGCGTGATCAACTGCGATACGTTCGCGACCGAATCCTTGGGCAGCCCGGCGGCCTTGGCCGAGACGAGCACGTTTCCCGGTGCTTCGGCCAGGCGGAGGTTCGACGTGA
It encodes the following:
- a CDS encoding type II toxin-antitoxin system PemK/MazF family toxin, yielding MVSAPALEVQRGEVWWADLAEPRGSEPGHRRPVLIVQADAFNRSRISTVLCVVLTSNLRLAEAPGNVLVSAKAAGLPKDSVANVSQLITLDRTFLDDQIGRLPPRLLNAVDAGLKLVLGLS